A single window of Nicotiana sylvestris chromosome 3, ASM39365v2, whole genome shotgun sequence DNA harbors:
- the LOC104249509 gene encoding uncharacterized protein: protein MDHQQEDVMQDLYESPNSKNEGEQLASGVKALQLSNDEKDRLYSTWKYSLIIKLFGKRIMHHYLKVKIQELWKSIKQFPLIDLRSDYFIVKFTKEENMNNVLRNGPWFVNGHFLSVIKWQPNFVAGKAQQTNTIVWIRLPQLPTEYYDGALLKRIGNSIGTLLKIDACTSSTLRGQYARLCTQVPLEEPVTTCIQIDSHLQQIIYEGEVFLCKYYGRMGHTAIRCLHRQRGKRPIPESTQDGQEIAQDSSTLHKQQMVKDNSSEWQTVSFAKRRINTTNQKQRPREAVKEKKLQHSPGIGVSFTTKEQGKFSPTNTFIYQNKPTGYYPYKDKNINQVISHNYTNKDKNNNRLLPNKHSKDSRNISHNTQHAWQLANQYAPLISDVLATLPIRKMKSEAAKNNKHK, encoded by the coding sequence ATGGATCACCAGCAGGAAGACGTCATGCAAGACTTATATGAATCACCAAATTCGAAGAATGAAGGAGAACAGTTAGCCAGTGGAGTAAAAGCACTTCAGCTATCAAACGATGAAAAAGATAGGCTTTACTCCACCTGGAAATACTCCCTCATCATCAAGCTatttgggaaaaggattatgcaccactatttaaaagtaaaaatacaaGAGCTATGGAAATCCATAAAGCAATTCCCTCTAATTGACCTAAGGTCAGACTACTTCATAGTAAAATTCacaaaagaagaaaatatgaatAATGTTCTTAGGAATGGACCTTGGTTTGTCAATGGTCACTTCCTCTCTGTTATAAAATGGCAACCCAACTTTGTTGCCGGCAAAGCACAGCAAACAAACACCATTGTGTGGATAAGATTACCACAGTTACCAACAGAATATTATGATGGAGCACTACTTAAACGCATAGGAAACTCAATCGGCACTCTATTGAAGATAGATGCCTGCACCAGCTCTACCCTGAGGGGACAATATGCACGcctttgcacacaagttccacTAGAAGAGCCAGTCACAACATGTATACAAATTGACTCCCATCTTCAACAGATTATTTATGAAGGAGAAGTTTTCTTGTGCAAATACTATGGTAGGATGGGACACACAGCTATTCGATGCCTCCATCGTCAACGTGGCAAAAGACCCATCCCAGAATCAACACAAGATGGCCAAGAAATAGCCCAAGACAGTAGCACCCTTCACAAACAACAGATGGTTAAGGACAATTCAAGTGAGTGGCAAACAGTCTCATTTGCCAAAAGAAGAATAAACACAACAAATCAAAAACAGAGACCAAGAGAAGCTGTGAAGGAGAAAAAGTTACAACATAGCCCAGGTATTGGTGTTTCTTTCACTACGAAAGAACAAGGTAAGTTTTCCCCCACAAACACCTTTATCTATCAGAACAAACCTACGGGTTACTATCCCTATAAGGATAAAAATATCAATCAAGTAATTAGCCATAACTATACTAATAAGGACAAGAATAATAATCGCTTACTACCAAATAAGCACTCAAAAGATAGTAGGAATATCAGTCATAATACACAGCACGCTTGGCAGTTAGCCAATCAATATGCTCCCTTAATATCCGATGTTCTTGCAACCCTCCCTATCCGCAAGATGAAATCAGAGGCGGCAAAAAACAACAAGCACAAATGA